Proteins from one Enoplosus armatus isolate fEnoArm2 chromosome 4, fEnoArm2.hap1, whole genome shotgun sequence genomic window:
- the LOC139284746 gene encoding cyclin-O, whose translation MVSFVNDERGCGVVHKRRRTTGASPPTEALTPAQQRQTARHRKQTLMSKLSDSGFEEDLGPSPISSPARIDVCPLRSDEPPEGQLSNWYLQYGDIGYEIQREREAQFHPCKSLARQPQLTAEARCKLVSWLIPVHRHFRLSFECCCLAVNIMDRFLATTPVAADCFQLLGVTALLLASKQVEVCSPRISHLLSFCCDAFTKEQLCNLECLILLRLNFCLAAPTLAFFLGYYTNCVEAAQLLSENTGGDRFARMSPDTKRRRQCSNLARKVCELSLADYAFNKYPPSLTASCALQLASELLKTEHGLVGHATIQAQEDQWGGFVDEQCTQPASAQLSESPEPSEGDSLAVKDYCLSVSRGSYNHNLAQECKDNLKLLVSLNQETLEVMSTM comes from the exons ATGGTGTCATTTGTAAACGATGAACGTGGCTGCGGGGTTGTTCACAAACGGAGACGGACAACAGGCGCATCTCCTCCAACAGAAGCGCTCACACCGGCCCAGCAGCGGCAGACTGCCCGGCACAGAAAGCAGACACTCATGTCCAAGCTGAGTGACTCCGGTTTCGAGGAAGACTTGGGACCCTCCCCGATTTCATCCCCGGCTCGGATAGATGTGTGCCCGCTCCGTTCAGACGAGCCTCCTGAAGGACAGCTGTCCAACTGGTACCTCCAGTACGGTGACATCGGTTACGAGAtccagagggagagggaggcgcAGTTTCATCCCTGCAAAAGCTTGGCACGCCAGCCACAA TTGACTGCAGAGGCACGGTGTAAGCTCGTCAGTTGGCTCATCCCTGTACACAGACACTTCCGTCTGTCCTTTGAGTGCTGCTGCCTGGCAGTGAACATCATGGACAGGTTCCTGGCAACCACACCAGTGGCTGCTGACTGCTTCCAGCTGCTGGGTGTAACTGCACTCCTCCTAGCCAGTAAACAG GTGGAGGTGTGCTCACCGCGGATCAGTCATCTCTTGTCCTTCTGCTGTGATGCCTTCACTAAGGAGCAGCTCTGCAACCTGGAGTGTCTCATCCTCCTCCGTCTCAACTTCTGCCTCGCTGCACCCACCCTGGCCTTTTTCCTGGGCTATTACACCAACTGCGTTGAGGCTGCCCAGCTTTTGTCCGAGAACACAGGTGGTGACAGATTTGCAAGAATGAGTCCAGACACAAAAAGACGCAGGCAGTGTAGCAACCTTGCACGAAAGGTGTGCGAGTTGAGTCTAGCAGACTATGCTTTCAACAAATACCCACCGTCTCTTACTGCAAGCTGTGCACTGCAGTTAGCCAGTGAGTTACTGAAAACTGAACACGGGCTTGTTGGGCATGCAACAATTCAGGCACAGGAAGACCAGTGGGGCGGTTTTGTGGATGAACAATGTACCCAACCAGCTTCTGCTCAATTATCTGAGAGCCCTGAGCCCTCTGAGGGTGACTCTCTGGCAGTGAAGGACTACTGCCTGTCTGTGAGTCGGGGGAGTTACAACCACAATCTGGCCCAGGAATGCAAAGACAACCTGAAGCTTTTGGTGTCATTAAACCAGGAGACATTGGAAGTGATGTCTACCATGTGA
- the mcidas gene encoding multicilin — protein MKMQRDRKLFGPICSNQMGQQGRRAAESKKTSSLQDNVLVPRSSSPVTVYVELPCIIEQAFSTIAWDDLEDCASLVRRESDSLGSQVNESDIDDQDFGDYALDFMADSPATLESSLSPAELVPFQGCVIPPLTPQRYFSSEDNLVHSSTEAGNPSAQDGALWRGIAQCQGRALGDSMEVNNQLNETLHRKQEEIDSLQERNLHLRQLASRAKHLASVLEKLMTVRDPHVREVVMPCGDKASLSPCKRQRLDEGYETESSDSVEDMLRDISTRCNAVLHSAAPGTRPQQESETIRMYGAFAGLQTSISKDSSVTTDGAEPEGSVSSFRTSIREHGTIKTQVFPHGRAFTSRTQQGGYRFRWVPNHS, from the exons ATGAAGatgcaaagagacagaaagttgTTTGGTCCTATCTGCTCAAACCAAATGGGCCAACAGGGGAGGAGAGCTGCAGAAAGCAAAAAG ACTTCCTCCCTGCAGGATAACGTGCTGGTGCCAAGAAGCAGCAGTCCAGTCACTGTGTACGTGGAGCTCCCCTGCATCATTGAGCAAG CTTTTTCAACAATTGCATGGGATGATTTGGAAGACTGCGCGTCTTTGGTGAGACGGGAGAGCGACTCCCTCGGCTCTcag GTGAATGAATCTGATATAGATGACCAAGACTTTGGAGACTATGCGCTGGATTTCATGGCAG ATTCTCCTGCCACACTGGAGAGCAGTCTGTCTCCAGCTGAACTGGTACCATTTCAGGGATGTGTCATACCCCCCCTCACCCCTCAGAGGTACTTCTCCTCAGAGGACAATCTGGTCCACTCTTCCACAGAAGCAGGTAACCCGTCTGCCCAAGATGGAGCTCTCTGGAGGGGCATCGCCCAGTGCCAAGGCAGGGCGTTGGGAGACTCCATGGAAGTCAACAATCAG ctcaATGAGACTCtacacagaaaacaggaagagattgACTCCCTACAGGAGAGAAACCTTCACCTCCGGCAGCTGGCCAGCCGTGCAAAGCACCTGGCCTCAGTGCTTGAA AAACTGATGACAGTCAGAGACCCACACGTCAGAGAAGTAGTGATGCCTTGTGGTGATAAAGCTTCACTGAGTCCCTGTAAGCGGCAGCGACTGGATGAAGGATATGAAACAGAGTCCTCTGACTCAGTGGAGGACATGCTGAGGGACATCAGCACACGCTGCAATGCTGTCCTGCACAGCGCCGCTCCTGGAACAAGACCACAGCAGGAGTCAGAGACTATACGCATGTACGGCGCATTCGCAGGCCTGCAGACTTCTATTTCCAAAGACAGCAGCGTGACGACGGATGGAGCAGAGCCTGAAGGGAGCGTCTCATCTTTCAGAACTTCTATTAGAGAGCACGGCACAATAAAGACTCAGGTGTTTCCTCATGGGCGAGCCTTCACCTCGAGGACTCAACAGGGAGGATACCGCTTTCGCTGGGTTCCCAACCACAGCTGA
- the LOC139284748 gene encoding cell division cycle protein 20 homolog B-like has translation MRLKTGDTNDWDNLRRMLRDFVGKRRHCPFKGQNDAHHVSYKRFRRRIIRRSSSEGPAASTPLATGRQCEPSFELDAVCQRLVLDSPPRHHEPEQTVLQGNLQETALAGGVFHCGAVSPLNTPCSAGGWPATENAREQGWVWRAAVQEARTAQQTGSDERKHDLQPFAVLDKASVGLQGKSVMKLAAPSLLNDFYTNLLDCSRNGVIALALGSSVYLWNSETRALVGHLSPQMERPRHQTQSISCLCWSTDGRALCIGTRQGEIQLWDVEHKQTMTCLPSHLSVVRALSWKQQLLSSGSVLGRIHHLDPRAPAPLVGAAVHEEGICSLQWSPGDDRLASGSTDGLLCLWDSDVAGLTRSRQPITTLKQPSAVKAMAWCPWQRKTIATGGGWKDGELRIWDTESGTCVTSANTNSQICSVRWAEEKRYLVTGHGLPHHQVTCWTWEFPSLSPTYQLTGHSHRVLHLTLNPDGTQIFSAGADQRLHIWDM, from the exons ATGCGTCTGAAAACTGGAGATACAAATGACTGG GACAATTTGAGGAGAATGCTGAGAGATTTTGTGGGAAAGAGAAGACACTGTCCCTTCAAG GGACAAAACGACGCCCATCACGTATCATACAAGCGGTTCAGGAGGCGGATCATCCGGAGGAGCAGCAGTGAGGGTCCAGCTGCGAGTACACCGCTGGCCACTGGGCGGCAGTGTGAGCCAAGCTTTGAGCTGGATGCGGTCTGTCAGCGACTGGTGCTGGATTCTCCACCGAGACACCATGAACCAGAACAGACAGTCCTGCAGGGAAACCTTCAAG AGACAGCGTTGGCAGGAGGCGTGTTCCACTGTGGGGCTGTCTCACCACTGAACACACCATGTTCTGCCGGGGGATGGCCTGCAACAGAAAATGCCAGAGAGCAG GGATGGGTGTGGAGAGCCGCAGTTCAAGAAGCTAGAACTGCTCAACAGACTG gTTCTGATGAGAGAAAACACGATTTGCAGCCATTTGCTGTTCTGGACAAAGCGTCTGTGGGTCTGCAGGGAAAGTCAGTGATGAAGTTGGCGGCGCCGTCACTGCTGAACGACTTCT ACACTAATCTTCTCGACTGCAGTCGTAACGGTGTGATTGCATTAGCACTGGGCTCTTCTGTTTACCTTTGGAATTCAGAAACTCGAGCTCTGGTGGGACATTTGAGTCCACAAATGGAACGACCACGCCATCAGACCCAGTCCATCTCGTGTCTGTGCTGGAGCACAGACGGCAGAGCACTCTGCATTGGCACCAGGCAAGGGGAGATACAG TTGTGGGATGTTGAACACAAGCAGACTATGACGTGTCTTCCATCACACCTTTCTGTGGTCAGAGCTCTTTCCTGGAAGCAGCAGTTACTCAGCAG CGGCTCTGTTCTCGGACGTATCCACCACCTGGACCCTCGGGCTCCTGCACCTCTGGTGGGCGCAGCCGTCCATGAGGAAGGGATCTGCAGCCTTCAGTGGTCGCCAGGAGACGACCGGCTGGCCAGCGGCTCCACAGACGGCCTCCTTTGTTTATGGGATAGTGACGTCGCGGGACTCACAAGGTCACGCCAGCCCATCACTACACTGAAACAGCCCAGCGCTGTTAAG gcgATGGCATGGTGTCCATGGCAGAGAAAGACGATCGCTACCGGAGGGGGGTGGAAAGATGGAGAGCTGAGGATCTGGGACACAGAGTCAGGGACTTGTGTGACTTCTGCCAACACAAATTCACAG ATCTGTTCTGTACGATGGGCTGAAGAGAAGAGATATCTGGTCACAGGTCACGGCCTTCCTCATCACCAAGTCACCTGCTGGACCTGGGAGTTTCCCTCCCTCAGCCCCACCTACCAGCTCACAG GTCATTCTCATCGAGTCCTGCACCTGACCTTAAACCCTGACGGTACTCAGATTTTCTCTGCTGGAGCAGACCAGCGCCTTCACATCTGGGACATGTAA
- the gpx8 gene encoding probable glutathione peroxidase 8, which produces MEALGGYPAKSSNPKAKKLTVLLSMTVCVGCLFLLQTQLLKPRKPKDFYSFEVKDAKGRAVSLEKYRGKASLVVNVASHSEKTEANYMFLQELHRELGTSHFNVLAFPCGQFGDTETGTSRDIEAFAKSTYGVTFPFFSRIKIMGSEADPAFRFLTDSVQKMPKWNFWKFLVNPEGKVVRFWRTDEPMESVRQEATALVREIIMKKRVEL; this is translated from the exons ATGGAGGCCTTAGGGGGCTACCCTGCCAAGTCCTCCAACCCAAAAGCGAAGAAGTTAACGGTCCTGTTGAGCATGACAGTCTGTGTGGGCTGTTTATTCCTCCTGCAGACGCAGCTGCTGAAGCCGAGGAAACCAAAAGACTTTTATTCTTTCGAGGTGAAAGACGCGAAGGGGAGGGCTGTTTCCCTGGAGAAGTACCGAGGAAAA GCGTCTTTGGTTGTAAACGTGGCGAGTCACAGCGAGAAGACGGAGGCGAACTACATGTTTCTGCAGGAGCTCCACCGGGAGCTGGGCACCTCTCACTTCAACGTCCTGGCCTTCCCCTGCGGTCAGTTCGGGGACACAGAGACCGGGACGAGCAGGGACATAGAGGCTTTCGCCAAGTCCACCTACGGCGTCACCTTCCCCTTCTTCAGCAGGATCAAAATAATGGGCTCAGAGGCGGACCCCGCCTTCAGATTCCTCACAG attcTGTGCAGAAAATGCCAAAGTGGAACTTCTGGAAGTTTCTGGTGAACCCAGAGGGGAAAGTGGTCCGCTTCTGGCGAACAGACGAGCCCATGGAGAGCGTTCGACAGGAGGCCACGGCGCTGGTGCGAGAAATCATCATGAAGAAACGGGTGGAGCTATGA